Proteins co-encoded in one Strix uralensis isolate ZFMK-TIS-50842 chromosome 2, bStrUra1, whole genome shotgun sequence genomic window:
- the SIDT1 gene encoding SID1 transmembrane family member 1 isoform X1, which yields MAGGAAPVPGALLCALLWAAAAAGRGGGPGGSPAPGAFGRVYRGAVNISAERVYSFAYSSEPGQVDAVRVYVNSSSENLQYPVLFVVRQQKGVLSWQVPLIFRGLYQRTYNYQEVSRTLCPSEPTPETGPSDQIIFVDVASMAPFNIAYELLVTRLENFQLETNKAFNFTASPSQPQYFLYKFPQDVDSVIIKVVSDAVYPCSVVSVQDIVCPVYDLDHNVEFNGVYQSMTKQAAITVQRKDFPGEQFFVVFVIKPEDYACGGSVPSSIHGNVNRTWNLQRMKNLQVTIVPSIKKSIYVQAMFFSFLSFLSFYLGSVVVAFVHYIRVRRKASAGRLSPEDGSGIMTSSHPITASTPEGSSYGAIDESSSSGGRQLSSPGCGLPAGSDTDSSVEEESDFDTMPEIESDKNVIRTKVFLYLSDLSRKDRRIVSKKYKIYFWNIITIAVFYALPVIQLVITYQTVVNVTGNQDICYYNFLCAHPLGVLSAFNNILSNVGHMLLGFLFLLIVLRRDILHRRAMEMKDVYTLDYGIPKHFGLFYAMGIALMMEGVLSACYHVCPNYSNFQFDTSFMYMIAGLCMLKLYQTRHPDINASAYSAYASFAVVICLAVLGVVFGKNDMWFWVIFSMIHVLASLALSTQIYYMGRFKIDGPDSDLGIFRRAAMVLYTDCIQQCSRPMYMDRMVLLIVGNLVNWSFAIFGLVYRPRDFASYILGIFICNLLLYLAFYIIMKLRSSEKLLPIPLFCIVATAVVWAAALYFFFQTLSSWEETPAESREKNRPCILLGFFDDHDVWHFLSAAALFFSFLVLLTLDDDLDTVRRDKIPVF from the exons GTAGATGCTGTGCGGGTCTATGTGAACAGCAGCTCTGAGAACCTCCAATATCCAGTACTGTTTGTAGTTCGCCAACAGAAGGGAGTGCTGTCGTGGCAGGTCCCGCTAATTTTTCGAGGCCT CTATCAGAGGACCTACAATTACCAAGAAGTGAGTCGGACCCTCTGTCCCTCTGAGCCAACACCTGAGACAGGACCCTCTGACCAAATTATATTTGTGGATGTCGCTTCCATGGCACCGTTTAATATTGCGTATGAGCTGCTAGTCACCAGGCTCGAGAACTTCCAACTTGA GACCAACAAAGCCTTTAACTTCActgccagcccttcccagccccag tattttctgtaCAAATTTCCTCAGGATGTTGATTCAGTCATTATTAAGGTGGTGTCTGATGCAGTCTACCCATGCTCAGTTGTCTCCGTCCAGGATATTGTG TGCCCAGTGTATGACCTGGACCATAATGTGGAGTTCAACGGTGTTTACCAGTCTATGACTAAGCAGGCAGCCATAACGGTGCAG AGAAAGGACTTCCCAGGTGAGCAGTTCTTCGTTGTGTTTGTCATCAAGCCGGAGGATTATGCCTGTGGGGGTTCTGTGCCTTCTTCCATTCATG GGAATGTCAACCGTACCTGGAACCTGCAGCGGATGAAGAACCTTCAAGTGACAATTGTGCCCTCTATTAAAA AATCCATTTATGTCCAGGCCATGTTCTTCAGCTTCCTGAgtttcctctccttttacctaggCTCGGTGGTTGTTGCTTTTGTGCACTACATCAG GGTTCGGAGGAAGGCTTCGGCTGGGAGATTGAGTCCTGAGGATG GATCTGGGATAATGACGTCTTCGCACCCAATCACAGCCAGCACTCCTGAGGGAAGCAGCTATGGTGCTATTG aCGAGTCAAGCTCCAGCGGTGGACGGCAGTTGTCCTCCCCGGGGTGCGGGCTGCCAGCTGGTTCTGACACAGACAGCtctgtggaggaagagagtgacTTCGACACTATGCCAGAAATTGAAAGTGATAAGAATGTCATCCGCACTAAG GTGTTCCTCTATCTATCAGACTTGTCCAGGAAGGACCGAAGGATTGTCagcaaaaaatacaaaatctattTCTG GAACATCATCACCATTGCAGTGTTTTATGCCCTGCCAGTCATCCAGCTTGTCATCACTTACCAGACG GTAGTGAATGTGACGGGCAATCAGGACATCTGCTACTACAACTTTCTGTGTGCTCATCCCCTTGGGGTGCTGAG tgccTTCAACAACATCCTCAGCAACGTGGGCCACATGCTGCTgggctttctcttcctcctcattgtGTTGCGCAGGGACATTCTCCACCGTCGGGCCATGGAGATGAAAGATGTCTATACCCTG GACTATGGGATCCCAAAGCATTTTGGTCTCTTCTATGCTATGGGCATCGCTCTGATGATGGAAGGGGTGCTCAGTGCCTGTTATCATGTCTGCCCTAATTACTCCAATTTCCAGTTTG ACACCTCCTTCATGTACATGATCGCAGGGCTGTGCATGCTCAAGCTCTACCAGACCCGCCACCCGGACATCAATGCCAGCGCCTACTCTGCCTATGCCTCGTTTGCTGTGGTGATCTGTCTGGCTGTCCTTGGAGTG GTGTTTGGGAAAAATGACATGTGGTTTTGGGTCATTTTCTCAATGATCCATGTTTTGGCCTCGCTGGCTCTCAGCACCCAGATCTACTACATGGGCCGCTTCAAGATCG ATGGCCCTGACTCAG ACTTGGGGATATTTCGACGGGCAGCAATGGTGCTGTATACAGACTGTATCCAGCAGTGCAGTCGACCAATGTACATG GACAGGATGGTGCTGCTCATTGTTGGAAACCTGGTCAACTGGTCCTT TGCTATCTTTGGACTGGTATATCGGCCCAGAGACTTTGCATCCTACATACTGGGGATCTTTATCTGTAACCTCTTGCTGTACCTGGCTTTCTACATCATCATGAAG CTCCGCAGCTCTGAGAAGCTCCTGCCCATCCCTCTCTTCTGCATCGTGGCCACGGCAGTGGTGTGGGCAGCTGCCCTCTACTTCTTCTTCCAGACCCTCAGCAGCTGGGAG GAGACTCCAGCAGAGTCCCGGGAGAAGAACCGGCCATGCATCCTGCTGGGCTTCTTCGATGACCACGACGTCTGGCActtcctctctgcagctgccttGTTCTTCTCCTTTCTG GTCCTGCTGACCCTGGATGATGACCTGGACACGGTGCGCAGGGACAAGATCCCAGTGTTCTGA
- the SIDT1 gene encoding SID1 transmembrane family member 1 isoform X2, translating to MAGGAAPVPGALLCALLWAAAAAGRGGGPGGSPAPGAFGRVYRGAVNISAERVYSFAYSSEPGQVDAVRVYVNSSSENLQYPVLFVVRQQKGVLSWQVPLIFRGLYQRTYNYQEVSRTLCPSEPTPETGPSDQIIFVDVASMAPFNIAYELLVTRLENFQLETNKAFNFTASPSQPQYFLYKFPQDVDSVIIKVVSDAVYPCSVVSVQDIVCPVYDLDHNVEFNGVYQSMTKQAAITVQRKDFPGEQFFVVFVIKPEDYACGGSVPSSIHGNVNRTWNLQRMKNLQVTIVPSIKKSIYVQAMFFSFLSFLSFYLGSVVVAFVHYIRVRRKASAGRLSPEDGSGIMTSSHPITASTPEGSSYGAIDESSSSGGRQLSSPGCGLPAGSDTDSSVEEESDFDTMPEIESDKNVIRTKVFLYLSDLSRKDRRIVSKKYKIYFWNIITIAVFYALPVIQLVITYQTVVNVTGNQDICYYNFLCAHPLGVLSAFNNILSNVGHMLLGFLFLLIVLRRDILHRRAMEMKDVYTLDYGIPKHFGLFYAMGIALMMEGVLSACYHVCPNYSNFQFDTSFMYMIAGLCMLKLYQTRHPDINASAYSAYASFAVVICLAVLGVVFGKNDMWFWVIFSMIHVLASLALSTQIYYMGRFKIDLGIFRRAAMVLYTDCIQQCSRPMYMDRMVLLIVGNLVNWSFAIFGLVYRPRDFASYILGIFICNLLLYLAFYIIMKLRSSEKLLPIPLFCIVATAVVWAAALYFFFQTLSSWEETPAESREKNRPCILLGFFDDHDVWHFLSAAALFFSFLVLLTLDDDLDTVRRDKIPVF from the exons GTAGATGCTGTGCGGGTCTATGTGAACAGCAGCTCTGAGAACCTCCAATATCCAGTACTGTTTGTAGTTCGCCAACAGAAGGGAGTGCTGTCGTGGCAGGTCCCGCTAATTTTTCGAGGCCT CTATCAGAGGACCTACAATTACCAAGAAGTGAGTCGGACCCTCTGTCCCTCTGAGCCAACACCTGAGACAGGACCCTCTGACCAAATTATATTTGTGGATGTCGCTTCCATGGCACCGTTTAATATTGCGTATGAGCTGCTAGTCACCAGGCTCGAGAACTTCCAACTTGA GACCAACAAAGCCTTTAACTTCActgccagcccttcccagccccag tattttctgtaCAAATTTCCTCAGGATGTTGATTCAGTCATTATTAAGGTGGTGTCTGATGCAGTCTACCCATGCTCAGTTGTCTCCGTCCAGGATATTGTG TGCCCAGTGTATGACCTGGACCATAATGTGGAGTTCAACGGTGTTTACCAGTCTATGACTAAGCAGGCAGCCATAACGGTGCAG AGAAAGGACTTCCCAGGTGAGCAGTTCTTCGTTGTGTTTGTCATCAAGCCGGAGGATTATGCCTGTGGGGGTTCTGTGCCTTCTTCCATTCATG GGAATGTCAACCGTACCTGGAACCTGCAGCGGATGAAGAACCTTCAAGTGACAATTGTGCCCTCTATTAAAA AATCCATTTATGTCCAGGCCATGTTCTTCAGCTTCCTGAgtttcctctccttttacctaggCTCGGTGGTTGTTGCTTTTGTGCACTACATCAG GGTTCGGAGGAAGGCTTCGGCTGGGAGATTGAGTCCTGAGGATG GATCTGGGATAATGACGTCTTCGCACCCAATCACAGCCAGCACTCCTGAGGGAAGCAGCTATGGTGCTATTG aCGAGTCAAGCTCCAGCGGTGGACGGCAGTTGTCCTCCCCGGGGTGCGGGCTGCCAGCTGGTTCTGACACAGACAGCtctgtggaggaagagagtgacTTCGACACTATGCCAGAAATTGAAAGTGATAAGAATGTCATCCGCACTAAG GTGTTCCTCTATCTATCAGACTTGTCCAGGAAGGACCGAAGGATTGTCagcaaaaaatacaaaatctattTCTG GAACATCATCACCATTGCAGTGTTTTATGCCCTGCCAGTCATCCAGCTTGTCATCACTTACCAGACG GTAGTGAATGTGACGGGCAATCAGGACATCTGCTACTACAACTTTCTGTGTGCTCATCCCCTTGGGGTGCTGAG tgccTTCAACAACATCCTCAGCAACGTGGGCCACATGCTGCTgggctttctcttcctcctcattgtGTTGCGCAGGGACATTCTCCACCGTCGGGCCATGGAGATGAAAGATGTCTATACCCTG GACTATGGGATCCCAAAGCATTTTGGTCTCTTCTATGCTATGGGCATCGCTCTGATGATGGAAGGGGTGCTCAGTGCCTGTTATCATGTCTGCCCTAATTACTCCAATTTCCAGTTTG ACACCTCCTTCATGTACATGATCGCAGGGCTGTGCATGCTCAAGCTCTACCAGACCCGCCACCCGGACATCAATGCCAGCGCCTACTCTGCCTATGCCTCGTTTGCTGTGGTGATCTGTCTGGCTGTCCTTGGAGTG GTGTTTGGGAAAAATGACATGTGGTTTTGGGTCATTTTCTCAATGATCCATGTTTTGGCCTCGCTGGCTCTCAGCACCCAGATCTACTACATGGGCCGCTTCAAGATCG ACTTGGGGATATTTCGACGGGCAGCAATGGTGCTGTATACAGACTGTATCCAGCAGTGCAGTCGACCAATGTACATG GACAGGATGGTGCTGCTCATTGTTGGAAACCTGGTCAACTGGTCCTT TGCTATCTTTGGACTGGTATATCGGCCCAGAGACTTTGCATCCTACATACTGGGGATCTTTATCTGTAACCTCTTGCTGTACCTGGCTTTCTACATCATCATGAAG CTCCGCAGCTCTGAGAAGCTCCTGCCCATCCCTCTCTTCTGCATCGTGGCCACGGCAGTGGTGTGGGCAGCTGCCCTCTACTTCTTCTTCCAGACCCTCAGCAGCTGGGAG GAGACTCCAGCAGAGTCCCGGGAGAAGAACCGGCCATGCATCCTGCTGGGCTTCTTCGATGACCACGACGTCTGGCActtcctctctgcagctgccttGTTCTTCTCCTTTCTG GTCCTGCTGACCCTGGATGATGACCTGGACACGGTGCGCAGGGACAAGATCCCAGTGTTCTGA
- the SIDT1 gene encoding SID1 transmembrane family member 1 isoform X4 has translation MAPFNIAYELLVTRLENFQLETNKAFNFTASPSQPQYFLYKFPQDVDSVIIKVVSDAVYPCSVVSVQDIVCPVYDLDHNVEFNGVYQSMTKQAAITVQRKDFPGEQFFVVFVIKPEDYACGGSVPSSIHGNVNRTWNLQRMKNLQVTIVPSIKKSIYVQAMFFSFLSFLSFYLGSVVVAFVHYIRVRRKASAGRLSPEDGSGIMTSSHPITASTPEGSSYGAIDESSSSGGRQLSSPGCGLPAGSDTDSSVEEESDFDTMPEIESDKNVIRTKVFLYLSDLSRKDRRIVSKKYKIYFWNIITIAVFYALPVIQLVITYQTVVNVTGNQDICYYNFLCAHPLGVLSAFNNILSNVGHMLLGFLFLLIVLRRDILHRRAMEMKDVYTLDYGIPKHFGLFYAMGIALMMEGVLSACYHVCPNYSNFQFDTSFMYMIAGLCMLKLYQTRHPDINASAYSAYASFAVVICLAVLGVVFGKNDMWFWVIFSMIHVLASLALSTQIYYMGRFKIDGPDSDLGIFRRAAMVLYTDCIQQCSRPMYMDRMVLLIVGNLVNWSFAIFGLVYRPRDFASYILGIFICNLLLYLAFYIIMKLRSSEKLLPIPLFCIVATAVVWAAALYFFFQTLSSWEETPAESREKNRPCILLGFFDDHDVWHFLSAAALFFSFLVLLTLDDDLDTVRRDKIPVF, from the exons ATGGCACCGTTTAATATTGCGTATGAGCTGCTAGTCACCAGGCTCGAGAACTTCCAACTTGA GACCAACAAAGCCTTTAACTTCActgccagcccttcccagccccag tattttctgtaCAAATTTCCTCAGGATGTTGATTCAGTCATTATTAAGGTGGTGTCTGATGCAGTCTACCCATGCTCAGTTGTCTCCGTCCAGGATATTGTG TGCCCAGTGTATGACCTGGACCATAATGTGGAGTTCAACGGTGTTTACCAGTCTATGACTAAGCAGGCAGCCATAACGGTGCAG AGAAAGGACTTCCCAGGTGAGCAGTTCTTCGTTGTGTTTGTCATCAAGCCGGAGGATTATGCCTGTGGGGGTTCTGTGCCTTCTTCCATTCATG GGAATGTCAACCGTACCTGGAACCTGCAGCGGATGAAGAACCTTCAAGTGACAATTGTGCCCTCTATTAAAA AATCCATTTATGTCCAGGCCATGTTCTTCAGCTTCCTGAgtttcctctccttttacctaggCTCGGTGGTTGTTGCTTTTGTGCACTACATCAG GGTTCGGAGGAAGGCTTCGGCTGGGAGATTGAGTCCTGAGGATG GATCTGGGATAATGACGTCTTCGCACCCAATCACAGCCAGCACTCCTGAGGGAAGCAGCTATGGTGCTATTG aCGAGTCAAGCTCCAGCGGTGGACGGCAGTTGTCCTCCCCGGGGTGCGGGCTGCCAGCTGGTTCTGACACAGACAGCtctgtggaggaagagagtgacTTCGACACTATGCCAGAAATTGAAAGTGATAAGAATGTCATCCGCACTAAG GTGTTCCTCTATCTATCAGACTTGTCCAGGAAGGACCGAAGGATTGTCagcaaaaaatacaaaatctattTCTG GAACATCATCACCATTGCAGTGTTTTATGCCCTGCCAGTCATCCAGCTTGTCATCACTTACCAGACG GTAGTGAATGTGACGGGCAATCAGGACATCTGCTACTACAACTTTCTGTGTGCTCATCCCCTTGGGGTGCTGAG tgccTTCAACAACATCCTCAGCAACGTGGGCCACATGCTGCTgggctttctcttcctcctcattgtGTTGCGCAGGGACATTCTCCACCGTCGGGCCATGGAGATGAAAGATGTCTATACCCTG GACTATGGGATCCCAAAGCATTTTGGTCTCTTCTATGCTATGGGCATCGCTCTGATGATGGAAGGGGTGCTCAGTGCCTGTTATCATGTCTGCCCTAATTACTCCAATTTCCAGTTTG ACACCTCCTTCATGTACATGATCGCAGGGCTGTGCATGCTCAAGCTCTACCAGACCCGCCACCCGGACATCAATGCCAGCGCCTACTCTGCCTATGCCTCGTTTGCTGTGGTGATCTGTCTGGCTGTCCTTGGAGTG GTGTTTGGGAAAAATGACATGTGGTTTTGGGTCATTTTCTCAATGATCCATGTTTTGGCCTCGCTGGCTCTCAGCACCCAGATCTACTACATGGGCCGCTTCAAGATCG ATGGCCCTGACTCAG ACTTGGGGATATTTCGACGGGCAGCAATGGTGCTGTATACAGACTGTATCCAGCAGTGCAGTCGACCAATGTACATG GACAGGATGGTGCTGCTCATTGTTGGAAACCTGGTCAACTGGTCCTT TGCTATCTTTGGACTGGTATATCGGCCCAGAGACTTTGCATCCTACATACTGGGGATCTTTATCTGTAACCTCTTGCTGTACCTGGCTTTCTACATCATCATGAAG CTCCGCAGCTCTGAGAAGCTCCTGCCCATCCCTCTCTTCTGCATCGTGGCCACGGCAGTGGTGTGGGCAGCTGCCCTCTACTTCTTCTTCCAGACCCTCAGCAGCTGGGAG GAGACTCCAGCAGAGTCCCGGGAGAAGAACCGGCCATGCATCCTGCTGGGCTTCTTCGATGACCACGACGTCTGGCActtcctctctgcagctgccttGTTCTTCTCCTTTCTG GTCCTGCTGACCCTGGATGATGACCTGGACACGGTGCGCAGGGACAAGATCCCAGTGTTCTGA
- the SIDT1 gene encoding SID1 transmembrane family member 1 isoform X3 → MAGGAAPVPGALLCALLWAAAAAGRGGGPGGSPAPGAFGRVYRGAVNISAERVYSFAYSSEPGQVDAVRVYVNSSSENLQYPVLFVVRQQKGVLSWQVPLIFRGLYQRTYNYQEVSRTLCPSEPTPETGPSDQIIFVDVASMAPFNIAYELLVTRLENFQLETNKAFNFTASPSQPQYFLYKFPQDVDSVIIKVVSDAVYPCSVVSVQDIVCPVYDLDHNVEFNGVYQSMTKQAAITVQRKDFPGEQFFVVFVIKPEDYACGGSVPSSIHGNVNRTWNLQRMKNLQVTIVPSIKKSIYVQAMFFSFLSFLSFYLGSVVVAFVHYIRVRRKASAGRLSPEDGSGIMTSSHPITASTPEGSSYGAIDESSSSGGRQLSSPGCGLPAGSDTDSSVEEESDFDTMPEIESDKNVIRTKVFLYLSDLSRKDRRIVSKKYKIYFWNIITIAVFYALPVIQLVITYQTVVNVTGNQDICYYNFLCAHPLGVLSAFNNILSNVGHMLLGFLFLLIVLRRDILHRRAMEMKDVYTLDYGIPKHFGLFYAMGIALMMEGVLSACYHVCPNYSNFQFDTSFMYMIAGLCMLKLYQTRHPDINASAYSAYASFAVVICLAVLGVVFGKNDMWFWVIFSMIHVLASLALSTQIYYMGRFKIDGPDSDLGIFRRAAMVLYTDCIQQCSRPMYMLRSSEKLLPIPLFCIVATAVVWAAALYFFFQTLSSWEETPAESREKNRPCILLGFFDDHDVWHFLSAAALFFSFLVLLTLDDDLDTVRRDKIPVF, encoded by the exons GTAGATGCTGTGCGGGTCTATGTGAACAGCAGCTCTGAGAACCTCCAATATCCAGTACTGTTTGTAGTTCGCCAACAGAAGGGAGTGCTGTCGTGGCAGGTCCCGCTAATTTTTCGAGGCCT CTATCAGAGGACCTACAATTACCAAGAAGTGAGTCGGACCCTCTGTCCCTCTGAGCCAACACCTGAGACAGGACCCTCTGACCAAATTATATTTGTGGATGTCGCTTCCATGGCACCGTTTAATATTGCGTATGAGCTGCTAGTCACCAGGCTCGAGAACTTCCAACTTGA GACCAACAAAGCCTTTAACTTCActgccagcccttcccagccccag tattttctgtaCAAATTTCCTCAGGATGTTGATTCAGTCATTATTAAGGTGGTGTCTGATGCAGTCTACCCATGCTCAGTTGTCTCCGTCCAGGATATTGTG TGCCCAGTGTATGACCTGGACCATAATGTGGAGTTCAACGGTGTTTACCAGTCTATGACTAAGCAGGCAGCCATAACGGTGCAG AGAAAGGACTTCCCAGGTGAGCAGTTCTTCGTTGTGTTTGTCATCAAGCCGGAGGATTATGCCTGTGGGGGTTCTGTGCCTTCTTCCATTCATG GGAATGTCAACCGTACCTGGAACCTGCAGCGGATGAAGAACCTTCAAGTGACAATTGTGCCCTCTATTAAAA AATCCATTTATGTCCAGGCCATGTTCTTCAGCTTCCTGAgtttcctctccttttacctaggCTCGGTGGTTGTTGCTTTTGTGCACTACATCAG GGTTCGGAGGAAGGCTTCGGCTGGGAGATTGAGTCCTGAGGATG GATCTGGGATAATGACGTCTTCGCACCCAATCACAGCCAGCACTCCTGAGGGAAGCAGCTATGGTGCTATTG aCGAGTCAAGCTCCAGCGGTGGACGGCAGTTGTCCTCCCCGGGGTGCGGGCTGCCAGCTGGTTCTGACACAGACAGCtctgtggaggaagagagtgacTTCGACACTATGCCAGAAATTGAAAGTGATAAGAATGTCATCCGCACTAAG GTGTTCCTCTATCTATCAGACTTGTCCAGGAAGGACCGAAGGATTGTCagcaaaaaatacaaaatctattTCTG GAACATCATCACCATTGCAGTGTTTTATGCCCTGCCAGTCATCCAGCTTGTCATCACTTACCAGACG GTAGTGAATGTGACGGGCAATCAGGACATCTGCTACTACAACTTTCTGTGTGCTCATCCCCTTGGGGTGCTGAG tgccTTCAACAACATCCTCAGCAACGTGGGCCACATGCTGCTgggctttctcttcctcctcattgtGTTGCGCAGGGACATTCTCCACCGTCGGGCCATGGAGATGAAAGATGTCTATACCCTG GACTATGGGATCCCAAAGCATTTTGGTCTCTTCTATGCTATGGGCATCGCTCTGATGATGGAAGGGGTGCTCAGTGCCTGTTATCATGTCTGCCCTAATTACTCCAATTTCCAGTTTG ACACCTCCTTCATGTACATGATCGCAGGGCTGTGCATGCTCAAGCTCTACCAGACCCGCCACCCGGACATCAATGCCAGCGCCTACTCTGCCTATGCCTCGTTTGCTGTGGTGATCTGTCTGGCTGTCCTTGGAGTG GTGTTTGGGAAAAATGACATGTGGTTTTGGGTCATTTTCTCAATGATCCATGTTTTGGCCTCGCTGGCTCTCAGCACCCAGATCTACTACATGGGCCGCTTCAAGATCG ATGGCCCTGACTCAG ACTTGGGGATATTTCGACGGGCAGCAATGGTGCTGTATACAGACTGTATCCAGCAGTGCAGTCGACCAATGTACATG CTCCGCAGCTCTGAGAAGCTCCTGCCCATCCCTCTCTTCTGCATCGTGGCCACGGCAGTGGTGTGGGCAGCTGCCCTCTACTTCTTCTTCCAGACCCTCAGCAGCTGGGAG GAGACTCCAGCAGAGTCCCGGGAGAAGAACCGGCCATGCATCCTGCTGGGCTTCTTCGATGACCACGACGTCTGGCActtcctctctgcagctgccttGTTCTTCTCCTTTCTG GTCCTGCTGACCCTGGATGATGACCTGGACACGGTGCGCAGGGACAAGATCCCAGTGTTCTGA